The bacterium genomic sequence GACCGGTCAACCCCATGATCTCCCATGTCTTCCATCGACCCGACCGCGTGAACTTGTCGCCTTCAACGACCCGCCGGGCGGCCGCCATCAGGAGCGCCCACGCCATGTCCGCAGTCGTCTCCGTGAGCACCTCTGGCGTGTTCGTGACCAGGATGCCCCGCTTCGTCGCCGCGCCGACGTCGATGTTGTCGTAGCCAACGGCGACCTGCGCGATCACCCGGCACCGGCGGGCCCGCTCGATCGCCTCAGCGTCCATCTTCTCGGTGAGCAGGCAGATGACTCCATCCACGTCCGCGAGCTCGCTCAGGAGCGTCTCTCGCGGGACGGGCTGATCCTCCCGCTCCCACATCCGATACTCCACCTTGCCCTCCAAGAGCTTCATCGCCGGCCCCGGCAGGGGGCGCGTGATGTAGATCCGCGGCATCGCCATGAGCAGCCTCCTCTGCGTGCAACTCAGCGCGCAGGGGCGCGATACACCCCTGCCTATTCACTATAGGACGCTCGCAAATTCCGACGCCATCAGGTCCGAGCCCGATTCTGCCGCTCGGGGCGCTCGCGGCGGTGCGGCGGGCCGAGCGCACGACCAGGGACGGCGATCCGCACGGCGAAAGCTGACACCGACTGGTTGGGCTTCGCCGCAAAGGTTGGGTGCCGGGCCGCCGATGCGCGCGGCGGAGGATGGCATCCAGGAGGCCGGCGGGGGACGAGGGGGCGCGATGACATCCCGACGGACAGCCGGCACGCTCGCGGAGGTGGCGCGGTGACGCGAACCGGGCACGTGACCCGGATGGCGCTCCTGATCGCCCTCGCCGCGGCGGCGACCATGGCCGTGCGGATTCCCGTCCCGAAAACCGGCGGCTACATCAACATGGGCGACGCGGTGATCTACATCACGGCACTGCTGTTCGGCAGGACGTACGGAGCGGCCGTCGGTGGAATCGGCTCTGCCCTGGCCGACTTTCTCGGCGGGTACGCGGTGTTCGCTCCCTTCACGTTGATCATCAAGGGACTCGAGGGGTTCCTCGTCGGGGCCCTGGGGTCGTGGCGCGGCTCCGGGGACGCCGGGCGCCCGTACCTCGGTGCCGTCGTGCCGATCGTCGCGATCTGCGTCGGGGGAGCCGAAATGGTCGCGGGGTACTTCATCGCGGAAGCGTACCTGCTGCACCTGGGCGTGG encodes the following:
- a CDS encoding ECF transporter S component, whose protein sequence is MTRTGHVTRMALLIALAAAATMAVRIPVPKTGGYINMGDAVIYITALLFGRTYGAAVGGIGSALADFLGGYAVFAPFTLIIKGLEGFLVGALGSWRGSGDAGRPYLGAVVPIVAICVGGAEMVAGYFIAEAYLLHLGVGAAGSEVPGNIAQVLGGLVLALIIAPALRRIVAGRSEP